A DNA window from Allokutzneria albata contains the following coding sequences:
- a CDS encoding 4-hydroxybenzoate 3-monooxygenase — MLTRYHSVHADTVPAEVVVVGAGPAGLTLANLLRRNGIGCVVLERQSRRYVENRARAGLLEYRAVEMLRSHGLADRLLELGAPHGVCEFRIGGKRFILPYSDLYEGRTHYVYPQQELVKDLIEAFVDSGGDIRFEAKDVALHGISGSAPSVTWVGSDGEQHRVRCEFIAGCDGFRGVSRPSIPAGGVREFSHQPGIAWLGVLAEVPPSTEHVIYALHPKGFAGHMLRSPTVSRFFLQCPVDDSTAAWPDDRIWAELHERFAVPGSDWKLSEGRIIEKGVVDMRGHVTEPMAYGRLFLLGDAAHVITPVGAKGMNLALHDAEVLATALAGYYRGGDESGLTEYSETCLRRVWRCQEFSQWMTTAIHGTGDRFEDRTARTRLENLFRSPASAAWFAENYVGLM; from the coding sequence ATGTTGACTCGGTACCATTCCGTCCACGCGGATACCGTTCCGGCGGAGGTCGTCGTCGTCGGCGCCGGACCGGCAGGACTCACGCTCGCCAACCTGTTGCGCCGCAACGGAATCGGCTGTGTCGTGTTGGAACGGCAGTCTCGTAGGTACGTCGAGAACCGGGCCCGGGCAGGCCTTCTGGAGTACCGCGCGGTGGAGATGCTGCGCAGCCACGGCCTCGCGGACCGGCTGCTGGAGCTCGGGGCGCCGCACGGCGTGTGCGAGTTCCGGATCGGCGGAAAGCGCTTCATCCTGCCGTACAGCGATCTCTACGAGGGGCGCACGCACTACGTCTATCCCCAGCAGGAGTTGGTCAAGGACCTCATCGAGGCCTTTGTGGACAGTGGCGGCGACATTCGGTTCGAGGCGAAGGATGTCGCCCTGCACGGCATCTCCGGATCGGCCCCGTCCGTGACGTGGGTCGGGTCCGACGGTGAGCAGCACCGAGTCCGCTGCGAGTTCATCGCGGGCTGCGACGGCTTCCGCGGGGTGTCCAGGCCCAGCATCCCCGCTGGTGGCGTCCGCGAGTTCTCGCACCAGCCCGGAATCGCGTGGCTGGGCGTCCTGGCCGAGGTGCCGCCGTCGACGGAGCACGTCATCTACGCGTTGCACCCCAAGGGATTCGCCGGGCACATGCTGCGCAGTCCCACGGTCAGCCGGTTCTTCCTGCAGTGCCCGGTCGACGACAGCACGGCCGCCTGGCCCGACGACCGCATCTGGGCCGAGCTGCACGAGCGGTTCGCGGTGCCCGGCTCCGACTGGAAGCTCTCCGAGGGGCGGATCATCGAGAAGGGCGTGGTCGACATGCGCGGCCACGTTACCGAGCCGATGGCTTACGGGCGCCTGTTCCTGCTCGGCGACGCCGCACACGTGATCACCCCCGTGGGCGCGAAGGGGATGAACCTGGCGTTGCACGACGCCGAGGTGCTCGCCACCGCGTTAGCCGGGTACTACCGCGGCGGGGACGAGTCCGGCCTCACCGAGTACTCGGAGACCTGCCTGCGCCGGGTGTGGCGGTGTCAGGAGTTCTCCCAGTGGATGACCACGGCGATCCACGGCACCGGGGACAGGTTCGAGGACCGGACCGCGCGCACACGCCTGGAGAACCTGTTCCGTTCCCCTGCTTCGGCAGCCTGGTTCGCGGAGAACTACGTCGGCCTGATGTGA
- a CDS encoding ABC transporter substrate-binding protein codes for MLGRPGRLTLGMVSTLVLLGAISGCGLLSGTTHSPENSTGRVEKSTVTVGLMPIIDVAPVHIALKKGYFAEEGLTIESRNIQGGAAGIPGLASGDLDFSIGNWVSFFLAQSKGIDLKLVSDGYQARQRMFMIMTVPGSSVRVPADLAGKKVALNTMANITELTARSTLDAYGVDPKTVVFKEFPYPDMHAQLARKSIDAALMIEPFITHAERVIGAVPVVDTAAGPTQDIPIAGYATNAKFARENPKTVAAFQRALQKGQADANRRGEVEAVLPGYARIDPQTASLVHFGSYPMSLEQSRLQRVVELMKIYGMLSQNQQFDFRSMIVAQ; via the coding sequence ATGCTTGGACGACCTGGTCGTCTTACCCTCGGCATGGTGAGCACCCTCGTCCTGCTGGGCGCGATTTCCGGGTGTGGCCTGCTTTCCGGGACGACACACTCGCCCGAGAACAGCACCGGACGGGTCGAGAAATCCACCGTCACGGTCGGACTGATGCCGATCATCGATGTCGCCCCGGTCCACATCGCGTTGAAGAAAGGGTATTTCGCCGAGGAGGGCCTGACGATCGAGAGCAGGAACATCCAGGGCGGCGCCGCCGGTATCCCGGGACTGGCCAGCGGCGACCTCGACTTCTCCATCGGCAACTGGGTCTCCTTCTTCCTGGCCCAGTCCAAGGGCATCGACCTCAAGCTGGTCTCCGACGGCTACCAGGCCCGCCAGCGCATGTTCATGATCATGACGGTGCCCGGCTCGTCGGTCCGGGTCCCCGCGGACCTCGCGGGCAAGAAGGTCGCCCTGAACACGATGGCCAACATCACCGAGCTGACCGCCCGCTCCACCCTCGACGCCTACGGGGTCGACCCGAAGACGGTCGTTTTCAAGGAGTTCCCGTATCCGGACATGCACGCGCAGCTGGCCAGGAAATCCATTGACGCGGCACTCATGATCGAGCCCTTCATCACCCACGCGGAACGCGTCATCGGCGCGGTTCCGGTGGTCGACACGGCGGCGGGACCGACCCAGGACATTCCTATCGCGGGATACGCCACGAATGCGAAGTTCGCCAGGGAGAATCCGAAGACGGTGGCCGCCTTCCAACGCGCACTGCAGAAGGGGCAGGCCGACGCGAACCGGCGCGGAGAGGTCGAAGCGGTTCTTCCTGGTTACGCCAGGATCGATCCGCAGACGGCGAGCCTGGTGCATTTTGGCAGCTACCCGATGAGCCTCGAACAGAGCCGCCTGCAGCGCGTGGTCGAACTGATGAAGATCTACGGCATGCTCAGCCAGAACCAGCAGTTCGACTTCAGGTCGATGATTGTCGCGCAATAA
- a CDS encoding pyridoxal phosphate-dependent decarboxylase family protein, which produces MIFESLDPDRDELAGMMASARDLAADFLEGLPSAPASTVRPAAEPFDPPGEAPGKFAELLEVFRAAAGNAVETAGPGYLAYFPAGGLVSSALGEFLSLLVNRFAGVGSLAPDLVAMEDSVVQWLCREFALPDSAGGFITTGGSLATLSAVVAARHNRLGDRHSTGTIYVTEHTHLCVAKAARIAGLHPDQLRVVPVTEDHRMDPDAAEAMIAADPDPFLLVGTAGSTSTGTIDPLDALAGIAERHGMWFHVDGAYGGGFQLTERGRAKLRGIERADSIALDPHKTMFLSYGTGVLLVRDQQTLRAAHTVDATYLQDLQRDPWPPDYCDFGPELTREFRGLRMWLPLHLHGVAAFRRALDQKLDLAGHVHRELTELSEVDVPVLPDLTVNVFRLREGGDEENRRLLERINATERVFLSSTRLRGDYLLRLCVLSHRTDPDRVTEALSIVRSLVR; this is translated from the coding sequence ATGATCTTCGAGTCCCTTGATCCGGACCGCGACGAGCTGGCCGGGATGATGGCGAGCGCCCGCGACCTGGCAGCCGACTTCCTCGAAGGACTGCCGAGCGCGCCCGCGTCGACCGTGCGCCCGGCCGCGGAACCCTTCGACCCGCCGGGCGAGGCGCCGGGCAAGTTCGCCGAACTGCTGGAGGTCTTCAGGGCGGCTGCGGGCAACGCCGTGGAGACGGCGGGGCCGGGCTACCTCGCGTACTTCCCGGCGGGCGGACTGGTGTCCTCAGCCCTCGGCGAGTTCCTTTCATTGCTGGTCAACCGTTTCGCGGGTGTGGGGTCCCTCGCGCCCGACCTGGTGGCGATGGAGGACAGCGTCGTTCAGTGGCTGTGCCGGGAGTTCGCGTTGCCGGACAGCGCGGGCGGGTTCATCACCACGGGCGGCTCCCTGGCGACGCTCTCCGCGGTGGTGGCAGCGCGCCACAACCGGCTGGGCGACCGGCACAGCACCGGGACGATCTACGTCACCGAGCACACGCACCTGTGCGTGGCGAAGGCCGCGCGGATCGCCGGACTCCACCCCGACCAGCTGCGGGTGGTGCCGGTGACCGAGGACCACCGCATGGATCCGGACGCCGCCGAAGCGATGATCGCCGCGGACCCCGATCCGTTCCTGTTGGTGGGCACCGCGGGCAGCACGAGCACGGGGACCATCGACCCGCTGGACGCGCTCGCGGGAATCGCCGAGCGGCACGGCATGTGGTTCCACGTCGACGGCGCGTACGGCGGCGGTTTCCAGCTCACCGAGCGCGGGCGGGCGAAGCTGCGCGGCATCGAGCGCGCCGACTCGATCGCGCTCGACCCGCACAAGACGATGTTCCTGTCCTACGGCACGGGAGTGCTGCTCGTGCGCGACCAGCAGACGCTGCGCGCCGCGCACACGGTCGACGCGACCTACCTCCAGGACCTCCAGCGCGATCCGTGGCCGCCGGACTACTGCGACTTCGGCCCGGAGCTGACGCGGGAGTTCCGCGGACTGCGCATGTGGCTGCCATTGCACCTGCACGGGGTGGCCGCGTTCCGCCGCGCGCTCGACCAGAAGCTGGACCTCGCCGGGCACGTGCACCGCGAACTCACCGAACTGTCCGAAGTGGACGTTCCGGTGCTGCCGGACCTGACCGTCAACGTCTTCCGGCTGCGCGAGGGCGGCGACGAGGAGAACCGGCGGCTGCTGGAGCGCATCAATGCCACGGAAAGGGTTTTCCTGTCCAGCACCCGTTTGCGTGGCGACTACCTGCTCCGCCTGTGCGTGCTCAGCCACCGCACGGACCCGGACCGCGTGACCGAGGCGCTGTCGATCGTTCGGTCGTTGGTTCGGTAG